The proteins below are encoded in one region of Alistipes indistinctus YIT 12060:
- the dnaB gene encoding replicative DNA helicase: MAKQYTHKENNARAAAALTSDPMAVVPPQAVELEEAVLGALMLEKDAVIEVQGLITPEAFYNEAHQIIYKAIVDLSMELKPIDLYTVTEKLKQIKKLTAVGGPSYLAQLTQKVGSAAHVEFHAKIIAQKYVQRELIRATTEIQKKSFDEATDVTDLIDFAEGEIFKVAEGHVKRDVQKSRDILTKTLQMIEEASKREGGFSGVPSGFTHLDRLTLGWQPSDLIIIAARPSMGKTAFVLSLARNVAVDFEKGVAFFSLEMSAQQLMMRLVVAESELDSRSVRNGDLTPEQWKHMETAIKPLSTAPLFIDDTPALSIFEFRSKVRRLKTQYDIQLIIIDYLQLMTASTDNRNSNREQEVAMISRSLKAIAKELNVPIIALSQLNRSVESRGGSKRPQLSDLRESGAIEQDADLVAFIHRPEYYGLTVDEDGTPTQGMAEIIVAKHRNGAVDTVKLRFRKEQARFMDFDSDTDSYSAIDSSMNTEFSSTLGAGQGLNDPGGYGNFGVPSGSFGGTFGNSPSSLGGTFGSNTPPDDEGSPF; encoded by the coding sequence ATGGCCAAACAATATACCCACAAGGAAAACAACGCCCGTGCGGCGGCAGCGCTCACATCCGACCCGATGGCCGTCGTGCCGCCGCAGGCGGTCGAGCTCGAAGAGGCGGTGCTCGGCGCACTGATGCTCGAAAAGGACGCGGTGATCGAAGTGCAGGGACTCATCACTCCCGAGGCCTTCTACAACGAAGCACACCAGATTATCTACAAGGCCATCGTCGACCTGTCGATGGAACTCAAACCGATCGACCTCTACACCGTCACCGAAAAGCTCAAGCAGATCAAGAAGCTGACGGCAGTAGGCGGCCCCTCTTACCTCGCACAGCTGACCCAGAAGGTCGGTTCGGCCGCGCACGTCGAATTCCACGCGAAGATCATCGCCCAGAAATACGTCCAGCGCGAACTGATCCGCGCGACGACCGAAATCCAGAAAAAATCGTTCGACGAGGCGACCGACGTGACCGACCTGATCGATTTCGCCGAGGGTGAAATCTTCAAAGTAGCGGAAGGGCACGTCAAACGGGACGTGCAGAAATCACGCGACATCCTGACCAAGACGCTGCAGATGATCGAAGAGGCTTCCAAGCGGGAAGGCGGATTCAGCGGCGTACCGTCAGGATTCACGCATCTCGACCGGCTGACGCTGGGATGGCAGCCGTCGGACCTGATCATCATCGCGGCCCGCCCGTCGATGGGTAAAACGGCTTTCGTACTTTCGCTCGCACGAAACGTCGCGGTGGACTTCGAGAAAGGGGTGGCATTCTTCTCACTCGAGATGAGCGCCCAACAGCTGATGATGCGTTTGGTCGTAGCCGAATCGGAACTCGACTCGCGCAGCGTCCGCAACGGCGACCTCACCCCGGAGCAGTGGAAACACATGGAGACGGCGATCAAGCCGCTCTCGACCGCCCCGCTCTTTATCGACGACACACCCGCTCTATCGATTTTCGAATTTCGTTCAAAAGTACGACGGCTCAAGACTCAATATGATATCCAGCTGATTATCATCGACTACCTGCAGCTGATGACGGCCTCCACAGACAACCGCAACAGCAACCGTGAACAGGAGGTGGCCATGATTTCCCGGTCGCTCAAGGCGATCGCCAAGGAGCTCAACGTACCGATCATCGCACTCTCGCAGTTGAACCGTTCGGTCGAATCCCGTGGCGGCAGCAAGCGCCCGCAGCTCTCCGACCTGCGGGAATCGGGCGCCATCGAGCAGGATGCCGACCTGGTGGCCTTCATCCACCGTCCGGAGTATTACGGCCTCACGGTCGACGAAGACGGCACACCGACGCAGGGCATGGCCGAGATTATCGTCGCAAAACACCGTAACGGAGCGGTCGATACGGTCAAGCTGCGTTTTCGCAAGGAACAGGCGCGCTTCATGGATTTCGACAGCGATACGGACAGTTACAGCGCGATCGACAGCAGCATGAACACCGAATTCAGCTCTACGCTGGGCGCAGGACAGGGCCTGAACGATCCGGGAGGATACGGTAATTTCGGCGTGCCGTCAGGATCTTTCGGAGGCACGTTCGGCAACTCGCCCTCATCGCTGGGAGGAACCTTCGGCAGCAACACGCCGCCCGACGACGAAGGATCACCGTTTTGA
- a CDS encoding YifB family Mg chelatase-like AAA ATPase has translation MFVKSYCSSISGIEAVTVAVEVNITAGIGMYLVGLPDNAVRESQERIRAAFENCEYKMSGKKVVVNLSPADLRKEGSAYDLPIAVAMLAASGQIDAAPLSRYILLGELSLDGSILPVKGALPIAMQALKEGFAGIILPEENAREAAVVKGLDVYGIGNLREVVNFLQGFTNLTPARINLDETFTEAQRSFDGDFCDVKGQAQVKRALEVAAAGGHNVLMIGPPGSGKTMLARRMPSIMPPLTLQEALETTRIHSVAGKMGYRQGLLTVRPFRTPHHLTSQVALVGGGANPQPGEISLAHNGILFLDELPEFSRNALESLRQPMEEKQIVVSRAKYTARYPANFMLIASMNPCPCGYYNHPTRECVCSPGSVGKYLNHISGPMLDRIDLHIEVTPVPFADLTHNRPEEDSATIRKRVVAARKIQQARFDGMPVHSNAMMGSSQLREFCPLNTESARLLETAMERLNLSARAYDRIIKVARTIADLDRSEAIRSNHIAEAIRYRSLDRASWGA, from the coding sequence ATGTTCGTCAAAAGTTATTGCAGTTCGATATCCGGCATCGAAGCCGTGACGGTCGCCGTAGAGGTCAACATCACGGCGGGGATAGGTATGTACCTGGTAGGCCTGCCCGATAACGCCGTACGCGAAAGCCAGGAGCGCATCCGCGCCGCATTCGAAAACTGCGAATATAAAATGAGCGGCAAGAAAGTAGTCGTCAACCTCTCCCCCGCCGATTTGAGGAAGGAGGGATCGGCCTACGACCTGCCCATTGCGGTGGCGATGCTTGCCGCCTCGGGACAGATCGATGCAGCCCCGCTATCGCGTTATATCCTGCTCGGCGAACTGTCGCTCGACGGATCGATCCTGCCCGTTAAAGGGGCATTGCCGATCGCAATGCAAGCACTCAAAGAGGGATTCGCCGGCATCATCTTACCCGAAGAAAACGCCCGTGAAGCCGCAGTGGTGAAAGGATTGGACGTATACGGTATCGGCAACCTGCGCGAAGTAGTCAATTTCTTGCAGGGATTTACCAATTTAACTCCTGCCAGGATCAATCTGGACGAAACGTTTACCGAAGCCCAACGATCGTTCGACGGCGATTTTTGCGACGTAAAAGGTCAGGCCCAGGTCAAACGGGCACTCGAAGTGGCTGCCGCAGGCGGGCACAACGTGCTGATGATCGGCCCCCCGGGCTCGGGCAAAACGATGCTCGCCCGACGCATGCCGTCGATCATGCCGCCGCTAACCCTGCAGGAAGCGCTCGAAACGACACGAATACATTCGGTAGCCGGGAAAATGGGCTATCGGCAGGGATTACTCACCGTGCGGCCGTTCCGCACGCCGCACCACCTCACCTCGCAGGTTGCACTGGTGGGCGGCGGCGCGAATCCCCAACCCGGTGAAATTTCGCTTGCGCACAACGGCATCCTGTTCCTCGACGAACTGCCCGAATTCAGCCGCAATGCGCTAGAATCGCTGCGCCAACCGATGGAAGAGAAACAAATCGTCGTCTCCCGCGCAAAGTATACGGCCCGGTACCCGGCCAACTTCATGCTGATCGCGTCGATGAACCCGTGCCCGTGCGGTTACTACAACCATCCGACCCGGGAGTGCGTCTGCTCGCCGGGAAGTGTCGGGAAGTACCTGAACCATATTTCGGGTCCGATGCTCGACCGGATCGACCTGCATATCGAAGTGACTCCGGTTCCGTTTGCGGACCTGACGCATAATCGCCCGGAAGAGGATAGCGCAACCATTCGCAAACGCGTCGTGGCGGCCCGGAAAATCCAGCAGGCACGTTTCGACGGGATGCCGGTCCACTCCAACGCCATGATGGGCAGCAGTCAACTGCGGGAATTCTGCCCGCTCAACACCGAATCGGCTCGTCTGCTCGAAACGGCGATGGAGCGGCTGAACCTCTCGGCCCGAGCGTACGACAGGATTATCAAAGTGGCGCGCACGATCGCCGACCTCGACCGAAGCGAAGCCATCCGTTCCAACCACATCGCCGAAGCCATTCGCTACCGCAGCCTCGACCGGGCATCGTGGGGCGCCTAG
- a CDS encoding ComEC/Rec2 family competence protein, protein MQLPDKIALSPFVRIIVPLAVGIILSSRVTAPLWLVITITAGVYGAAWLLRETDAGWWYVTAAVFVTGVLIMQLDDTQQEVPRGERLLMVVQIDDTPYTHGRWQRTTAHIGYFRSFPRRPEGPASSAYDPSMSLTPGHAAPPMEYARSRTIRDTTRGNYPKAGESPANPGKWVSVSEKIQLYIDTCYRIGAGEQITFRGYLNPIDTTGSSYGRLMRSRGMSAKSFLTPGALIARTTSEYRSAGYRAAQVQHGAVERIMRLDLSEADRNLVATLVAGERRGIDPKLRNDYAVTGVAHILSVSGLHMGFVLVIANLLLGWIVLFRRGHLIKNVLVILAMWSYAVVAGLSAPVVRAALMMSFAQLALGTSQRGNGYNLVLGAATLMLAIHPGYLYDVSFQLSFVAVLSILFFYPRLYRYRKRLGKIPNGILSCVMLGAAAQIGTLPLVAYSFGNIPLIALLINPIVILTSFVIISTGLLWLLLPLGILNPVCSFVIKTALWIQNGLIEWAAGIPVAAIKDVRMDGMSVLMLYAALGLLAVWIKIREDARTEKLAVTKKSRIFAR, encoded by the coding sequence ATGCAACTCCCGGACAAAATCGCCCTCTCTCCGTTCGTGCGAATTATCGTACCGCTCGCCGTTGGCATTATCCTTTCTTCCCGGGTAACGGCCCCGTTGTGGCTCGTCATTACCATCACCGCCGGGGTTTACGGTGCGGCATGGCTGCTGCGGGAAACCGATGCGGGCTGGTGGTATGTAACGGCCGCGGTTTTCGTCACCGGAGTGCTGATCATGCAACTGGACGACACGCAGCAAGAGGTGCCGCGTGGAGAACGGCTGCTTATGGTCGTCCAAATAGACGATACGCCGTATACCCACGGGCGGTGGCAACGCACTACGGCGCATATCGGCTACTTCCGATCCTTTCCGCGCCGGCCCGAAGGGCCTGCTTCATCGGCCTACGACCCTTCCATGTCCCTTACCCCCGGACATGCCGCTCCTCCCATGGAATATGCCCGTTCCCGAACAATACGGGATACCACCCGCGGCAATTACCCGAAGGCGGGCGAATCTCCGGCAAACCCTGGAAAGTGGGTCTCCGTATCGGAAAAGATACAACTCTACATAGACACCTGCTACCGGATCGGGGCAGGCGAACAAATTACCTTCCGGGGATACCTCAACCCGATCGACACGACGGGCAGCAGTTACGGCAGACTGATGCGCAGCCGGGGCATGAGCGCCAAAAGCTTCCTCACCCCCGGTGCACTGATTGCCCGGACAACCTCCGAATACCGTTCAGCCGGATATCGGGCCGCCCAGGTCCAGCACGGAGCCGTGGAACGGATCATGCGGCTAGACCTAAGCGAAGCCGACCGCAACCTCGTCGCCACACTGGTGGCCGGGGAACGCCGGGGGATCGACCCGAAACTGCGCAACGACTATGCGGTGACCGGTGTTGCACATATCCTTTCGGTATCGGGCCTGCACATGGGTTTCGTACTGGTGATCGCCAACCTGCTGCTCGGATGGATCGTGCTGTTTCGCCGCGGACACCTGATCAAAAACGTACTGGTCATCCTCGCCATGTGGAGCTACGCGGTAGTAGCGGGACTCTCCGCCCCGGTCGTCCGCGCTGCGCTGATGATGTCGTTCGCCCAACTGGCCCTGGGCACTTCGCAGCGCGGCAACGGTTACAACCTCGTGCTCGGCGCCGCCACGCTGATGCTCGCCATACATCCGGGTTACCTCTACGACGTCAGTTTCCAGCTCTCATTCGTCGCCGTACTGTCGATCCTGTTCTTCTACCCGCGGCTTTACCGCTATCGCAAACGCCTGGGTAAAATCCCGAACGGCATCCTGAGCTGCGTCATGCTCGGCGCAGCCGCGCAAATCGGCACACTGCCGCTGGTGGCATACAGTTTCGGCAACATTCCGCTGATCGCACTGCTGATCAATCCGATCGTGATACTCACCTCGTTCGTCATCATCAGTACGGGGCTGCTCTGGTTGCTCCTGCCGCTCGGAATACTAAACCCGGTATGCAGTTTCGTTATTAAAACCGCACTGTGGATACAGAACGGGCTGATCGAATGGGCGGCCGGCATACCCGTAGCGGCCATAAAAGACGTCCGCATGGACGGGATGAGCGTACTGATGCTCTATGCCGCATTGGGCCTGTTGGCCGTGTGGATTAAAATCAGGGAAGATGCACGAACCGAAAAATTGGCCGTTACTAAAAAATCACGGATATTTGCACGATGA
- a CDS encoding THUMP-like domain-containing protein, whose amino-acid sequence MITSNDIATLLDPQLRDYIAGHLSDDPGRVALSLREHGALIATQIKYLQRARVKLPSYYAALCILPPLSFEQSSSEETASVKRYSGDTCLDLTCGLGVDAFYLSKRFRQVIAVERNAELSEIARINFRLLGVQNIRVVNSPAEAFLEQLRGQTQTTPDRNSGTIDLIYIDPARRDDQGKKVWLLEDCSPDAKALMPQLLALAPKVVVKASPLFDVDEAFRLFGDTVSVEIVSVRGECKEVLIEVSRQAPQQQEQPEKQQPWQEAGQAPQRASQPAAAMENRKDGQIRLTIVGRPSLCFDRTSGTWTYPETSGAGSGISTIEQASKHGQGQKTELQQPDTNAPVRTAEERTCPAADTPAAELAAAPGYLLIPDVTLYKARLVQAYASRCGCTAPSPGGYCFGDRIPANFFGRAYPIREMLPYQPKILKRHFKQAGITRCNLLKKEFPHNADAIAQALGIRQGGTRYAAFTRIGEHLYALLLGDEIRLPAETTPHV is encoded by the coding sequence ATGATCACCAGCAACGACATAGCCACCCTGCTCGACCCGCAGCTACGCGACTACATCGCCGGGCACCTGAGCGACGATCCCGGACGGGTGGCCCTCTCGCTGCGTGAACACGGGGCCCTCATAGCCACCCAGATTAAGTATCTACAACGCGCGCGCGTCAAACTCCCCTCGTACTACGCTGCACTGTGCATCCTGCCGCCGCTCTCCTTCGAGCAAAGCAGCAGCGAAGAAACGGCTTCCGTCAAACGATATTCGGGAGACACCTGCCTGGATCTGACCTGCGGGTTGGGTGTCGATGCCTTTTACCTGAGCAAACGGTTCCGACAGGTCATCGCAGTCGAGCGCAACGCCGAACTGAGTGAAATCGCACGGATCAACTTCCGCCTGCTCGGAGTACAGAATATCCGGGTCGTGAATAGTCCGGCCGAGGCTTTTCTCGAACAACTCCGGGGACAAACGCAAACCACCCCGGACAGGAATTCCGGCACGATCGACCTGATCTACATCGATCCGGCACGGCGTGACGATCAAGGTAAAAAAGTATGGTTGCTGGAAGACTGCTCTCCGGATGCGAAGGCCCTGATGCCGCAGTTGCTCGCGCTTGCCCCGAAGGTAGTCGTCAAAGCCTCTCCGCTGTTCGATGTGGACGAAGCTTTCAGGTTGTTCGGAGATACGGTTTCGGTCGAGATCGTATCGGTTCGCGGCGAGTGCAAAGAAGTACTGATCGAAGTTTCACGGCAAGCGCCGCAACAACAAGAACAGCCAGAAAAACAACAACCGTGGCAGGAGGCCGGGCAAGCACCTCAACGGGCATCGCAGCCGGCCGCAGCAATGGAAAACCGAAAAGACGGCCAAATCCGGCTAACCATCGTCGGCAGGCCTTCGCTCTGCTTCGACCGCACCTCGGGCACATGGACCTACCCGGAAACATCCGGTGCAGGATCAGGAATATCAACGATCGAACAAGCTTCAAAACACGGTCAGGGACAAAAAACGGAATTACAGCAACCGGATACGAATGCGCCGGTCCGAACAGCCGAAGAGCGTACCTGCCCGGCAGCCGATACTCCGGCTGCGGAACTGGCCGCTGCGCCCGGTTACCTGCTGATTCCGGACGTCACGCTGTATAAGGCCAGACTCGTACAAGCGTACGCCTCCCGGTGCGGCTGCACGGCCCCGTCCCCGGGCGGTTACTGTTTTGGCGACCGGATACCGGCCAATTTCTTCGGCCGCGCCTATCCGATACGCGAAATGCTTCCCTACCAGCCGAAAATACTGAAACGACATTTTAAACAAGCGGGAATCACCCGCTGCAACCTGCTGAAAAAAGAGTTCCCGCACAACGCCGACGCCATTGCCCAAGCGTTGGGTATCCGGCAAGGCGGTACCCGCTACGCGGCCTTCACCCGTATCGGCGAACACTTGTACGCACTCTTGCTAGGCGATGAAATACGCTTACCCGCCGAAACCACACCGCATGTCTAA
- the nhaC gene encoding Na+/H+ antiporter NhaC — MSKKPTIFQSLIPILTLIGLIGLNVTLLGDDTLSGANQMSLLIASGVAACIAFYNRKHWNDILKGILHTLTGAIPAILILLMIGVLAGTWMLSGIIPAMIHYGLYILRPDYFLPAAVVISAVISVATGSSWSTVATVGVALLGIGQTLGFNDAMIAGAIISGAYFGDKISPLSDTTNLAAATAEVSLFTHIRYMMFTTGPTMLITLVIFVILSLCSDIAPTGASVESVQQTITTHYNISPLLFIVPVIVIVMIVRKMPPVPVLFIGGILGGILALICQPSVIAQLSGDAELTAGGAYRVITKAMYGTISMNTGDPAVDALFTSKGMAGMLNTVWLIVTAMIFGGVMEAGHFLERLTSALIRRVHSTGGLVTTTAATCVLFNTTASDQYIAIVIPGKMFAKAYRRNGLAPEVLSRTLEDAGTATSVLIPWNTCGATQSSVLGVATLTYLPYAFFCYLSPLMSILFAWCNIKIRRLVQTDPGTEAENRNN, encoded by the coding sequence ATGTCTAAAAAACCGACCATATTCCAATCTCTGATCCCGATCCTGACCCTGATCGGCCTGATCGGCCTCAATGTTACGCTACTGGGCGACGATACGCTCTCAGGGGCAAACCAGATGTCGCTGCTGATCGCCTCGGGCGTAGCCGCCTGCATCGCGTTCTACAACCGCAAACATTGGAACGATATCCTCAAAGGGATACTCCACACGCTGACCGGAGCGATACCTGCGATCCTGATCCTGCTGATGATCGGGGTGCTGGCCGGGACCTGGATGCTCAGCGGTATTATTCCGGCGATGATCCATTACGGACTGTACATCCTGCGCCCCGACTATTTTCTGCCGGCGGCGGTCGTGATTTCGGCCGTCATCTCGGTAGCGACCGGCAGTTCGTGGTCCACGGTGGCCACGGTAGGCGTCGCACTGCTGGGTATCGGGCAAACACTCGGTTTCAACGATGCGATGATTGCCGGGGCCATCATCTCGGGCGCCTACTTCGGAGATAAGATTTCACCGCTGAGCGACACGACGAACCTGGCCGCAGCGACCGCCGAAGTAAGCCTCTTCACGCACATCCGCTACATGATGTTCACCACGGGTCCCACGATGCTCATCACATTGGTCATTTTTGTGATCCTCTCGCTGTGCAGCGACATCGCCCCCACGGGAGCATCGGTCGAATCGGTTCAGCAAACCATCACCACACACTACAACATTTCGCCGCTGCTGTTCATCGTGCCGGTCATCGTAATCGTAATGATCGTCCGGAAAATGCCGCCCGTACCGGTGCTCTTCATCGGCGGAATCCTGGGCGGGATCCTCGCGCTGATTTGCCAACCGTCGGTCATCGCCCAACTGAGCGGCGACGCGGAACTCACGGCCGGCGGAGCCTACCGGGTCATCACCAAAGCAATGTACGGTACCATCTCGATGAACACGGGCGATCCGGCGGTCGATGCCCTGTTCACTTCGAAAGGGATGGCCGGGATGCTGAACACCGTCTGGTTGATCGTCACCGCGATGATTTTCGGCGGAGTGATGGAAGCAGGCCATTTTCTCGAACGCCTGACCTCAGCCCTGATCCGGCGCGTACACTCGACCGGGGGGCTGGTAACGACCACTGCCGCAACCTGCGTCCTGTTCAACACGACCGCATCGGACCAATACATTGCGATCGTCATCCCCGGCAAGATGTTTGCGAAAGCCTACCGGCGAAACGGACTGGCGCCCGAAGTGCTGAGCCGTACGCTCGAAGACGCCGGAACGGCCACCTCGGTGCTGATCCCGTGGAATACCTGCGGCGCGACCCAGTCGAGCGTACTGGGCGTTGCGACGCTTACCTACCTCCCCTATGCGTTCTTCTGTTACCTCAGTCCGCTGATGTCGATCCTGTTCGCCTGGTGCAACATCAAAATCCGGCGTCTCGTACAAACCGATCCCGGCACGGAAGCGGAAAACCGGAACAATTAG
- a CDS encoding YihY/virulence factor BrkB family protein has protein sequence MIKKIIQYISYDIWFKKEHEYRSSKVRWAVRQFKVFLFTAQGFAEHSILVKSAALTFYTLMSLVPIAALVFGIAKGFSLETKLNSYLYAEFPQYGAVIDQVIEFANAMLQRTRGGLIASVGLVVLFWSVVKVFNNVEKAFNDIWEVRKPRSIARKVSDYIAVVVIVPILWILSSSIRLQAQDQLLHFTPGPAVDFLFGILSLVTLWIMFAFLYKVIPNTKVRPRSALTAGIIAGTIFQIFQIVYVYIQSSLTSYNAIYGSFAAFPLFLIWLQISWQIVLFGGELSFAYQNIKKFEYEKRASEMSYEYRKRALLLVMQQIVRHFLHNEGGISSEAVAQQLNMPVRIVRDVIFDLERAGLIAPILSPDEKTNFYIPARDVHTLSVFDVIHQVATTVQSKAKNIPESYREALWKDPLDIGMSSEYREINTILDNMDRITKNSPYNILLMDIAPAPNAANMPGEDRKEAQA, from the coding sequence ATGATAAAAAAGATCATCCAATACATCTCCTACGACATCTGGTTCAAAAAGGAGCACGAGTACCGCTCGTCCAAAGTGCGGTGGGCGGTGCGCCAGTTCAAAGTGTTCCTCTTTACCGCACAGGGATTCGCCGAGCACAGTATCCTGGTGAAATCGGCCGCACTCACGTTCTACACGCTGATGTCGCTCGTGCCGATCGCCGCATTGGTGTTCGGTATCGCCAAAGGCTTCTCCCTGGAGACGAAACTCAACAGTTACCTATACGCCGAATTCCCGCAGTACGGCGCAGTAATCGATCAGGTGATCGAGTTCGCAAACGCCATGCTGCAACGCACCAGGGGGGGGCTGATCGCATCGGTCGGTCTGGTCGTCCTGTTCTGGTCGGTGGTCAAGGTGTTCAACAACGTCGAGAAGGCTTTCAACGACATCTGGGAGGTCCGCAAACCGCGCAGTATCGCCCGCAAGGTGAGCGACTACATCGCCGTTGTGGTAATCGTACCGATCCTTTGGATACTCTCTAGCAGCATCCGGCTCCAGGCCCAGGACCAGCTGCTGCATTTCACCCCCGGCCCCGCCGTGGATTTCCTTTTCGGAATCTTGTCGCTTGTAACCCTCTGGATCATGTTCGCTTTCCTGTACAAAGTGATTCCGAATACGAAAGTCCGCCCGCGCAGCGCACTGACGGCAGGGATCATCGCCGGAACAATTTTCCAGATTTTCCAGATCGTTTATGTCTACATCCAGTCTTCACTGACCAGTTACAATGCGATCTACGGCAGCTTCGCGGCTTTTCCGCTCTTCCTGATCTGGCTGCAAATCAGTTGGCAAATCGTACTTTTCGGTGGCGAATTATCGTTCGCTTACCAGAATATCAAGAAATTCGAATACGAGAAGCGGGCCAGCGAAATGAGTTACGAATACCGCAAACGGGCACTGCTGTTGGTCATGCAACAGATCGTCCGGCATTTCCTGCACAACGAAGGCGGCATTTCGTCCGAAGCGGTCGCCCAACAGCTCAACATGCCTGTACGCATCGTACGCGACGTAATTTTCGACCTCGAACGGGCCGGATTGATCGCGCCGATCCTTAGTCCGGATGAAAAGACGAACTTCTACATCCCGGCCCGCGACGTGCATACGCTCAGTGTTTTCGATGTCATCCACCAGGTAGCGACGACCGTGCAATCGAAAGCGAAAAACATTCCGGAAAGTTACCGTGAAGCGCTTTGGAAAGACCCGCTCGACATCGGCATGAGCTCCGAATACCGCGAGATCAACACGATCCTCGACAACATGGACCGAATCACGAAAAACTCCCCTTACAACATTCTGTTGATGGATATCGCCCCGGCCCCTAATGCCGCGAATATGCCCGGCGAAGATCGGAAGGAGGCGCAGGCATGA
- a CDS encoding Rossmann-like and DUF2520 domain-containing protein gives MKRICLIGSGNVAEAFAVALGGLHPAGRFRLGQIYARNRARGAKLARMAGCDHTDDPAQLVPADIYLISVSDTQIGAIAENLDFGNAIVAHTAGSVSLNVLPDRLSHRGVFYPLQTFTAGRRIDFRQVPLLIEGEHPDTAAALRLLASELSDSVYEVSEQQRAQLHLAAVFACNFTNHMYAIAQELLAEKGLPPQLIGPLISETAAKALGCPSAAAVQTGPARRGDRQTQQKHLGLLEGHPQLQELYQKISTEIWETSKKI, from the coding sequence ATGAAGCGTATCTGCCTGATCGGAAGCGGGAATGTAGCCGAAGCGTTTGCCGTCGCTTTAGGCGGACTGCATCCCGCCGGAAGATTCCGCCTCGGACAGATTTACGCCCGGAACCGGGCCCGCGGAGCGAAACTTGCCCGGATGGCGGGATGCGACCATACGGACGATCCGGCACAGCTTGTCCCGGCAGATATCTACCTGATTTCGGTCAGCGACACACAAATCGGGGCAATAGCGGAAAACCTCGATTTCGGCAACGCCATTGTCGCGCACACAGCCGGGAGCGTCTCGCTGAACGTCTTGCCCGACCGCTTGTCCCACCGGGGGGTGTTCTACCCGCTGCAAACGTTTACGGCAGGGAGGCGGATAGATTTCCGGCAGGTTCCGCTGCTGATCGAAGGGGAACATCCGGACACGGCCGCGGCACTGCGCTTACTTGCCTCGGAACTATCCGATTCGGTATACGAAGTTTCGGAACAGCAGCGCGCGCAACTCCACCTGGCCGCGGTTTTCGCATGCAACTTTACCAACCACATGTATGCGATCGCACAAGAGTTGCTCGCCGAAAAGGGCCTGCCACCGCAGTTGATCGGCCCGTTGATCTCTGAAACCGCAGCCAAAGCGCTGGGCTGTCCGTCGGCTGCAGCGGTACAGACCGGACCGGCCCGACGGGGCGACCGACAAACCCAGCAAAAACACCTCGGATTGCTCGAAGGGCATCCGCAGTTACAGGAATTGTATCAAAAAATCAGCACAGAGATATGGGAAACTTCAAAGAAGATATAG
- a CDS encoding KdsC family phosphatase — protein sequence MGNFKEDIARVRVIVLDVDGVMTDGGIIVTPEGEFIRKFHAKDGYALSYAMKRGYHVAIITGGRGRSLTVRFEMLGVEHVYTNCFHKIDALHELMQKLDVQAEEILYMGDDIPDIEPMLHVGMPVCPADAATEVVEVSRYVSQFKGGEGCVRDVVEQVMRARGDWYKPGDKAVAVTVASR from the coding sequence ATGGGAAACTTCAAAGAAGATATAGCGCGCGTACGCGTTATCGTACTGGACGTGGACGGCGTGATGACCGACGGCGGCATCATCGTGACCCCAGAAGGGGAATTCATCCGGAAATTCCATGCAAAGGACGGCTATGCACTTTCTTACGCGATGAAGCGGGGTTACCACGTGGCGATCATCACCGGAGGCCGGGGACGCAGCCTGACCGTCCGCTTCGAAATGCTGGGGGTGGAGCATGTCTACACGAACTGCTTCCATAAGATCGATGCATTGCACGAACTGATGCAGAAACTGGACGTGCAGGCCGAAGAGATTCTCTACATGGGCGACGACATCCCCGACATCGAACCGATGCTGCACGTCGGGATGCCGGTGTGCCCGGCCGACGCCGCCACCGAAGTGGTCGAAGTCTCTCGCTACGTTTCGCAATTCAAAGGCGGCGAAGGGTGCGTGCGCGACGTGGTGGAACAAGTGATGCGTGCGCGCGGCGATTGGTACAAACCCGGAGACAAGGCCGTAGCGGTGACTGTCGCATCGAGGTAA